One part of the Malus sylvestris chromosome 2, drMalSylv7.2, whole genome shotgun sequence genome encodes these proteins:
- the LOC126603553 gene encoding protein 108-like yields MLKLRNFVVLAVVALIGVVLSGEMKLVVGQESCEGDLVDIITQCAAYVQKGSPTTDPSKGCCDVIKKVDIHCACNHVTKEVEDVVDMNKVLHVVSYCGITLPKGTKCGSFTIPPLTSPPPTVDHIVC; encoded by the exons ATGCTTAAACTTCGTAATTTCGTGGTCTTGGCCGTCGTTGCGTTGATCGGGGTTGTACTCTCTGGCGAAATGAAGTTGGTTGTTGGGCAGGAATCATGTGAAGGTGACCTTGTGGACATTATAACGCAATGCGCAGCTTATGTGCAAAAGGGTTCGCCCACGACAGATCCATCTAAAGGATGCTGCGATGTGATAAAGAAGGTGGACATTCACTGTGCTTGCAACCACGTCACCAAAGAGGTGGAGGACGTGGTTGACATGAACAAGGTGCTTCATGTCGTTTCCTACTGCGGTATAACTCTTCCTAAGGGAACCAAATGTGGAA GTTTTACAATTCCACCA CTCACCTCTCCTCCTCCTACTGTAGAtcatatcgtttgttaa